The nucleotide window GCTATAGCTGAAATACCATGCGGACAGTCTTAATATCAAACAGCCTGCTGCTGTTATATGAGCTTTGGTCACGTTTTGAATGTTTCAAGCCACGATTTATGTCGTTGGGCAGATTTCAGTGCATGAATTACTCTCAATATAAATCGAAAAAAATCAGACGTTGTATATCGTTTATGTGGcgttattttattgtttatcaaTTTAATCACATCGATAAGAAGACGAAGCATCAACTACACAAAGTTGGCATCGACAAAGCTTAAAGTAGTCTTTAActtaaaaaagaatgaaagccACTGATGACAACGTCGTGAAAACAACGGAAATCAAATGAATTCTTGCAGTTGAGTCCGCTCCTCCTCCATCTCCTCCGTCTCCTCCGCCTTCTCCGCCGACTCTGTTTCCGAATGGTCCGTTTTGGTTTTCAGGTCCGCTCTGTGGAAAGGTTTTAGGCCGTGGATCGTTGCAGCCATCTGCGAAAAAACAGTTTGAGTGGTTACAGCGGTTTCCGGTTTTACCATTGTAGTGGTAGAGATAGTTTTGCATTTGTAGCAActgattattttttaaactttttgttgatttgtttatttttcatgctcaaagaaaaatattacgTTATAATTGTTGTGGCCATATGAACTTTGATTAAAAACGCTTCTTTTCAGGTCGCCGGTATAACATTGTTCTAAGTGCATCGTACACTTTATTTAACACTAAATAACATTGTAACCCACGCACAAGTGCTTACGTGGACAAGCTCAAAAGTGAAAGACAGCTGTGTATGAGCGTACtttataaaagacaaacctgtTGTACAAGTTGTAAGGCATTCCTGGGTTCCTTGGTTCTCAACGCATTCCCCGTTGCCAGACCTTGAGgaacattttcttgtttctGTGACGTAGGGAGACCCAACGAAGGCTGTGatgtacaaaaataacactttttcgtcttttctagtagaaattgtttgttttcaggTTCTTAGCTATAGGagtttttatgtaggctaACAGTATACCGACTTAGTCTATTGGTCTTAATTGCATATTCGTTGAAATACAATAGCTCTTATAGACCAGCGTGTTATTTTCCTTACTGCTGGATTGAGTGAAAGTTTCACAAAATGTCTCCCCGAAACCGCAGAGAACTGGGGCGGTCACGTTCGTGCACTCGTCCGTCGTAATTGCGCCATCTACCGTGATCACATTGCATACGAAGCAATTGAGCGCATGAGCTTAAAGGAAGAAAAGAGTGATTAGACGTAAAAAACtacttaaagtttaaaaaaatagattGACATAAGATTGTAGTCTATGCCACCTTGGCTATCTCTttagttttcaaaatataaatcaaaGAAAGAAATGTTACTTTTCTGTAATTCACTTTCTACAAATCGTTAAACTGcataaaattgcaaagacTCAGTTTATGATGAAAGAACTAATGTAAGTTTAACTAACAACACGTTCTGACTCAACTACTAAACCATAAGTAACAGAATTACCTTGAAAAGCAAGCAGCAAAACGAGGCCTCCAATTTGCAATCCGTTCATCTTATAAAGAACACTTAAACAACAATTGAAGTATAGGCTATAAAGTTACGATTTACCCGAaataaatctaaatttaataaaaaattatgtcATTACTAAATGACATTAGTACAATGGtttattatactgatattgtttttaaataaattattacccataatattttgatttaatattttgaagaTTTTAGTTAATCAAATCATTTTCGATATATTGCTTTCCACTATTTTGCCTTTAGTCATCGATTTACTTTTCTATGCTATCTCTGTAATTTACAAGTTTCATCTCAGTTTATATAAAGTATCTACAATTCCTCTGCTTAAAAGTGCGAGTTCCTCGTAAAAACTACACGCTTTTAAAGTTATGATATTTCAAGGAAATGAGGTTTTATTGCGTA belongs to Clavelina lepadiformis chromosome 6, kaClaLepa1.1, whole genome shotgun sequence and includes:
- the LOC143462448 gene encoding uncharacterized protein LOC143462448; protein product: MNGLQIGGLVLLLAFQAHALNCFVCNVITVDGAITTDECTNVTAPVLCGFGETFCETFTQSSTFVGSPYVTETRKCSSRSGNGECVENQGTQECLTTCTTDGCNDPRPKTFPQSGPENQNGPFGNRVGGEGGGDGGDGGGADSTARIHLISVVFTTLSSVAFILF